One window of the Halorussus sp. MSC15.2 genome contains the following:
- a CDS encoding DCC1-like thiol-disulfide oxidoreductase family protein: protein MGANVVHPDVSDYHGVLVYDGECPFCSAAASALRRVEGVGAIAWEDDPAQTFLEAQFGETPFALVFADRREETVYVGREAARELCERAGMPVLIRDVVGDNYESIADAIRSVTGVEGDPDPYHGEYPMADRAREAFGKLAENAWHTAKVSR from the coding sequence ATGGGTGCAAACGTGGTACACCCGGACGTGAGCGACTACCACGGCGTACTGGTGTACGACGGCGAGTGTCCGTTCTGCTCGGCGGCCGCCTCGGCGCTCCGGCGCGTCGAGGGCGTCGGCGCGATAGCGTGGGAGGACGACCCGGCCCAGACGTTTCTCGAAGCCCAGTTCGGCGAGACGCCGTTCGCGCTAGTGTTCGCCGACCGGAGGGAGGAGACGGTGTACGTCGGCCGCGAGGCGGCCCGCGAACTCTGCGAGCGCGCCGGGATGCCGGTGCTGATTCGGGACGTCGTGGGCGACAACTACGAGTCCATCGCCGACGCCATCCGGAGCGTGACCGGAGTGGAGGGCGACCCCGACCCCTACCACGGCGAGTATCCGATGGCCGACCGAGCGCGCGAGGCGTTCGGGAAACTGGCAGAGAACGCGTGGCACACCGCGAAAGTGAGCCGGTAG
- the dps gene encoding DNA protection during starvation protein, translating into MADDERRHGSGSVEPGTTDTRVGMESLRERGLDPEELRERLIDAIGAEFSTYYYYTNLRMHLAGHEDYKEITEDARLEDRAHFELVAPRVYELGGHLPYDIDDFMGRASCPHAEMPVPYEGEEPDLSQLDAEGVLEVLLEAERCAIRTWSEICDMTQGKDPRTYDMASRILQEEIEHEAWFIELLSMERDGEINPAGHFVRGEPGDAPYSTNRRINDSA; encoded by the coding sequence ATGGCAGACGACGAACGACGACACGGTTCAGGGAGCGTCGAACCGGGAACGACCGACACGCGCGTGGGGATGGAGTCGCTGCGCGAACGCGGTCTCGACCCGGAGGAACTCCGCGAGCGTCTCATCGACGCCATCGGCGCGGAGTTCAGCACGTACTACTACTACACTAACCTCCGGATGCACCTCGCGGGCCACGAGGACTACAAGGAGATTACCGAGGACGCTCGACTCGAAGACCGCGCCCACTTCGAGTTGGTCGCGCCACGGGTGTACGAACTCGGCGGCCACCTGCCCTACGACATCGACGACTTCATGGGGCGGGCGTCCTGCCCGCACGCCGAGATGCCGGTGCCCTACGAGGGCGAGGAACCCGACCTCTCGCAACTCGACGCCGAGGGCGTCCTCGAAGTCCTGCTGGAGGCCGAGCGGTGCGCCATCCGGACGTGGAGCGAGATTTGCGACATGACGCAGGGCAAGGACCCGCGGACGTACGACATGGCGAGTCGCATCCTGCAGGAGGAGATAGAGCACGAGGCGTGGTTCATCGAACTCCTCAGCATGGAGCGCGACGGCGAAATCAACCCCGCAGGCCACTTCGTCCGGGGCGAACCCGGCGACGCGCCCTATTCGACCAACCGGCGCATCAACGACTCGGCGTAA
- a CDS encoding citrate synthase/methylcitrate synthase, whose protein sequence is MADSSVHHGLEDVTVAETRLSRIDGENGELVIGGYPLEELAPNATFEETLYLLWNSRLPTRDELDAFETDLASARSIPDATVGLLRLAAERGVPAMDAVRMGIAAATLVQTDAEQRPERDARLAVAQLPTVAATYWRLRNGEEPVDPDESLGHAANFLYMLTGSEPSDDEVRGLETYLNSVVDHGLNASTFTARVVVSTESDVVSAVTGAVGALKGPLHGGAPGPVLEMLLDVYESGDPESYVRNKLESGERLMGFGHRVYEVRDPRAAVLSDAAGTFYDESGDAEFFEAAKETERVGVELLEEHKPELGLNTNVEFYTAVLLHGIGIPRELFTAVFAVSRVGGWTAHALEQLDDNRLIRPRATYVGETDRRWTSIEER, encoded by the coding sequence ATGGCTGACAGTTCCGTCCACCACGGACTCGAAGACGTCACCGTCGCCGAGACAAGACTGAGTCGCATCGACGGGGAGAACGGCGAACTCGTCATCGGGGGCTACCCCCTCGAAGAACTCGCGCCGAACGCGACCTTCGAGGAGACGCTCTACCTGCTCTGGAACAGTCGGCTTCCGACCCGCGACGAACTCGACGCGTTCGAGACCGACCTCGCGTCCGCGCGGTCGATTCCCGACGCGACGGTCGGTCTCCTCCGCCTCGCGGCCGAGCGCGGGGTCCCGGCGATGGACGCCGTGCGGATGGGCATCGCCGCGGCCACCCTCGTCCAGACCGACGCGGAGCAGCGCCCCGAGCGAGACGCTCGACTCGCGGTCGCGCAACTCCCGACCGTCGCGGCGACCTACTGGCGACTCCGGAACGGAGAGGAACCGGTCGACCCCGACGAGAGCCTCGGCCACGCCGCGAACTTCCTCTACATGCTGACAGGGAGCGAACCGAGCGACGACGAGGTCCGCGGTCTGGAGACCTACCTAAACAGCGTGGTGGACCACGGACTCAACGCCTCGACGTTCACGGCGCGCGTCGTCGTCTCCACCGAGTCGGACGTCGTTTCGGCCGTCACCGGGGCGGTCGGCGCGCTGAAGGGACCGCTCCACGGCGGCGCGCCCGGCCCGGTTCTGGAGATGTTGCTCGACGTCTACGAGTCGGGCGACCCCGAGAGTTACGTCCGGAACAAACTGGAGTCCGGCGAGCGCCTGATGGGGTTCGGCCACCGCGTCTACGAGGTCCGGGACCCGCGCGCGGCGGTCCTGTCGGACGCCGCCGGGACGTTCTACGACGAGAGCGGCGACGCCGAGTTCTTCGAGGCCGCGAAGGAGACCGAGCGAGTCGGGGTCGAACTCCTCGAAGAACACAAGCCAGAGCTGGGTCTGAACACGAACGTCGAGTTCTACACAGCGGTCCTGCTCCACGGCATCGGCATCCCGCGGGAACTGTTCACCGCCGTCTTCGCCGTCTCCCGAGTCGGCGGTTGGACAGCCCACGCGCTCGAACAACTCGACGACAACCGCCTCATCCGACCCCGTGCTACCTACGTCGGCGAGACCGACCGGCGCTGGACGTCCATCGAGGAGCGGTAG
- a CDS encoding DEAD/DEAH box helicase, with translation MDETIDWLRSRPYYDGQVEAHRTRPGRDGDFREVDLEQRLESALQSRGIDALYRHQAEAIDAVRDGQNVVLATPTASGKSLAYTVPAFERAMDHGGRTLYVAPQNALINDQEETLSNLARDLGFGSRVSVAQYTGRLDKAEKRAVRDRQPTVVLSNPDMLHYALLPHAHRLWDWFFKGLETVVLDEVHEYRGVFGSHVALVLRRLRRVCDRFDADPQFVCCSATIGNPVEHAASVTGTPESSYRLVDEDVSETGPTHWLFWNPPEYENPQAGTSGRRKSNHAETKRLFADLVSKGHQTLTFTRARQAAEQWAMESASELRDRGRGDLAPDVTAYQAALGNDRRKEIEEGLQDGDVRGVWSTNALELGVDIGGLDAVLLDGYPGTRMAAFQQAGRAGRGDDPSLVALVAGEDQLDQYLMANPEDFFAGDSERAVVNPTNDQLLPDHVLSAARETWLSPEDEEYFGDEFPDLVADLETEGLLERRTTSDGVRWTYDGDGSPQHEMSLRSIDDREVNLLDRRSGETIASLPFGDALTDAHPGAIYHHQGQSYEVVDLDLSREVAELSPTWADYHTKVLHEKEITVEEDIQEKRLSTREDVPVRFADVTMRKQITGFERRDRSGEMLGRESLDLPEVSLRTKALYFTVPADVESSMREAGDFAGGIHAAEHGMISLFPLELLCDRGDIGGLSTPMHPHTGQSTIFIYDGYPGGVGLVREGYETVEDLMERTARMVAACDCDSTGGCPACVQSPHCGNANDPLDREQAQYLLERLVGIDAGE, from the coding sequence GTGGACGAGACAATCGATTGGCTCCGGAGTCGGCCGTACTACGACGGGCAGGTAGAGGCCCACCGAACGCGGCCCGGCCGAGACGGCGACTTCCGCGAGGTGGACCTCGAACAGCGACTGGAGAGCGCCCTCCAATCGCGGGGCATCGACGCGCTCTACCGCCATCAGGCCGAGGCCATCGACGCGGTTCGGGACGGGCAGAACGTCGTCCTCGCCACTCCGACTGCCAGCGGAAAGAGCCTCGCGTACACGGTGCCCGCGTTCGAGCGCGCGATGGACCACGGCGGGCGCACGCTCTACGTCGCCCCGCAGAACGCGCTCATCAACGACCAAGAGGAGACGCTCTCGAATCTCGCCCGGGACCTCGGGTTCGGCAGTCGCGTCTCGGTCGCGCAGTACACCGGGAGACTCGACAAGGCCGAGAAGCGCGCGGTCAGGGACCGCCAGCCGACGGTCGTCCTCTCGAACCCCGACATGCTCCACTACGCGCTGTTGCCCCACGCCCACCGCCTCTGGGACTGGTTCTTCAAAGGGCTGGAGACGGTCGTACTCGACGAGGTCCACGAGTACCGCGGCGTGTTCGGCAGCCACGTCGCGCTGGTCCTGCGTCGCCTCCGACGGGTCTGCGACCGATTCGACGCCGACCCGCAGTTCGTCTGCTGTTCGGCGACTATCGGGAACCCCGTCGAACACGCCGCGAGCGTTACCGGGACCCCGGAGTCGAGTTACCGACTGGTGGACGAAGACGTGAGCGAAACCGGGCCGACCCACTGGCTCTTCTGGAACCCGCCGGAGTACGAGAACCCGCAAGCCGGAACCAGCGGTCGGCGGAAGTCGAACCACGCCGAGACCAAGCGCCTGTTCGCCGACCTCGTCTCGAAGGGCCACCAGACCCTGACCTTCACCCGCGCACGACAGGCCGCCGAGCAGTGGGCGATGGAGAGCGCCAGCGAACTCCGAGACCGGGGCCGAGGCGACCTCGCGCCCGACGTGACGGCGTATCAGGCAGCCCTCGGGAACGACCGTCGTAAGGAGATAGAGGAGGGACTTCAGGACGGCGACGTCCGGGGCGTCTGGAGTACCAACGCGCTCGAACTCGGGGTAGACATCGGCGGTCTCGACGCGGTGCTGCTCGACGGCTACCCCGGCACGCGTATGGCCGCGTTCCAGCAGGCCGGGCGCGCGGGACGCGGTGACGACCCGTCGCTCGTCGCGCTCGTGGCTGGCGAGGACCAACTCGACCAGTACCTGATGGCCAACCCCGAGGACTTCTTCGCCGGGGACTCCGAGCGTGCAGTCGTCAACCCAACCAACGACCAACTCCTGCCCGACCACGTGCTGTCGGCGGCCCGCGAGACGTGGCTCTCGCCCGAGGACGAGGAGTACTTCGGCGACGAGTTCCCCGACCTCGTGGCGGACCTCGAAACCGAGGGCCTGCTGGAGCGCCGGACCACCTCGGACGGCGTGCGCTGGACCTACGACGGCGACGGAAGCCCCCAACACGAGATGAGCCTCCGGTCCATCGACGACCGCGAGGTGAATCTGCTGGACCGCCGAAGCGGCGAGACTATCGCCAGCCTCCCCTTCGGCGACGCGCTGACGGACGCCCACCCGGGGGCCATCTACCACCATCAGGGCCAGTCCTACGAGGTGGTTGACCTCGACCTCTCGCGGGAAGTCGCCGAACTCTCGCCGACGTGGGCCGACTATCACACCAAAGTCCTCCACGAGAAGGAGATTACCGTCGAGGAGGACATCCAAGAGAAGCGACTCTCGACCCGTGAGGACGTGCCGGTCCGGTTTGCGGACGTGACGATGCGCAAGCAGATTACGGGGTTCGAGCGCCGCGACCGGTCCGGAGAGATGCTCGGCCGCGAATCGCTGGACCTGCCTGAAGTGTCGCTCCGGACGAAAGCGCTCTACTTCACGGTCCCCGCCGACGTGGAGTCGTCGATGCGCGAGGCGGGAGACTTCGCCGGCGGCATCCACGCCGCCGAACACGGGATGATTTCGCTGTTCCCCCTCGAACTGCTCTGCGACCGCGGCGACATCGGCGGTCTCTCGACACCGATGCACCCCCACACGGGCCAGAGTACCATCTTCATCTACGACGGCTATCCCGGCGGTGTCGGACTCGTCCGGGAGGGGTACGAGACGGTTGAGGACCTGATGGAGCGGACCGCTCGGATGGTCGCGGCCTGCGACTGCGATTCGACTGGCGGCTGTCCGGCGTGCGTGCAATCACCCCATTGTGGGAACGCGAACGACCCGTTGGACAGAGAACAGGCGCAGTATCTGCTCGAACGACTCGTCGGTATCGACGCCGGAGAGTAG
- a CDS encoding thioredoxin family protein, producing MDDEDLEAVRERKKRALVQEQGLGAPSAPVYVDGSQNFDRTVAAHDVVLVHYYADGGAGQRLHPVVESVARETFAAVAKVNVVHHQKLALERGIEGTPTFDLYADGEREERIEESLEKDDLVELVGEYTAL from the coding sequence ATGGACGACGAGGACCTCGAAGCGGTTCGGGAGCGCAAGAAGCGAGCGCTCGTGCAGGAACAGGGTCTCGGTGCCCCGTCAGCGCCAGTCTACGTAGACGGTTCGCAGAACTTCGACCGGACCGTTGCCGCCCACGACGTCGTGCTGGTCCACTATTACGCGGACGGCGGCGCGGGCCAACGTCTCCACCCCGTCGTGGAGTCAGTCGCACGCGAGACCTTCGCGGCGGTGGCGAAGGTGAACGTCGTACACCACCAGAAGTTGGCGCTGGAGCGGGGCATCGAGGGGACACCGACGTTCGACCTCTACGCCGACGGCGAGCGCGAGGAGCGCATCGAGGAGAGTTTGGAGAAAGACGACTTGGTGGAACTCGTCGGAGAGTACACGGCGTTGTGA
- a CDS encoding 2Fe-2S iron-sulfur cluster binding domain-containing protein produces MSSYTVEIEVPDDCDVEQAGETVEIEVPETEYVLSAARSEGLWLPADCQQGWCTTCAAELLEGEVDQSDARRYYESDEAADLILPCTAKPESDLRIRACQYDEMLEHRAEHDNPPGRSKR; encoded by the coding sequence GTGAGCAGCTACACCGTCGAAATCGAGGTGCCGGACGACTGCGACGTGGAGCAGGCGGGCGAGACGGTCGAAATCGAGGTGCCCGAGACCGAGTACGTCCTCTCGGCCGCCCGGAGCGAGGGACTCTGGCTCCCCGCCGACTGCCAGCAGGGGTGGTGTACCACCTGCGCCGCCGAGTTGCTGGAGGGCGAGGTGGACCAATCGGACGCCCGCCGGTACTACGAGTCCGACGAGGCGGCCGACCTGATTCTGCCCTGCACCGCCAAGCCGGAGTCCGACCTCCGGATTCGGGCCTGCCAGTACGACGAGATGCTCGAACACCGCGCCGAACACGACAACCCGCCGGGCCGGTCGAAGCGGTGA
- a CDS encoding thiamine pyrophosphate-binding protein → MSDEYTGADLFVDALERYGVSHVFGNPGTTELPVMKALGDSDLEYVLGLHEDVAVGMAAGYASTRRYHSHHDDSVTPVGVVNLHVAPGLAHGLGNLYGASVAGAPLVVTAGNHSTDFRHEEPILSGDLVEMADEFAKWSAEVRDVSALPTMLRRAFRVALTPPTGPVFLALPLDVMMTPTDADPERLGEIPDAGRGDPTQIELAADLLADPDEDVALIVGDGVARSGVDAVESAVAFAEATGARVHGEILACEVDFPTDHDQWVSYVPPDEDLAATLLGADNLVFAGCSTNTTLTRHDRELVSEDTTCVHVSDDAWQVGKNQPADATVVGDPGRVLSELADRLRERVTDEGREERLERVGAVKQMVQSRMTEMGEDETDDPRASKAELVEAMERVAGDAYVVDEGVTAKYAMLTRWNFEPEQYISNKGGGLGYGLPASVGAAVAESETDDPRDVVGFVGDGSYLYYPQTLYSAARRDVDLTVVIPDNRNYRILKDNTLDLFGGEEDDYEFVGMDFEPPVDIPANAESHGARGRLVEDPDEIESALSEALEREGPDVLDVLVHD, encoded by the coding sequence ATGTCCGACGAGTACACCGGAGCCGACCTGTTCGTGGACGCGCTGGAGCGCTACGGCGTCTCGCACGTCTTCGGCAACCCCGGCACCACGGAACTCCCCGTGATGAAAGCCCTCGGGGACAGCGACCTCGAATACGTCCTCGGACTCCACGAGGACGTGGCGGTCGGGATGGCCGCGGGGTACGCCAGCACCCGGCGGTATCACTCCCACCACGACGACTCGGTGACCCCGGTCGGCGTCGTGAACCTCCACGTCGCGCCGGGTCTCGCGCACGGTCTCGGCAACCTCTACGGCGCGAGCGTGGCCGGCGCGCCGCTGGTCGTGACCGCCGGGAACCACAGCACCGACTTCCGCCACGAGGAGCCGATTCTGTCGGGCGACCTCGTGGAGATGGCCGACGAGTTCGCCAAGTGGAGCGCCGAGGTGCGGGACGTGAGCGCCCTGCCGACGATGCTCCGGCGGGCGTTCCGCGTGGCGCTCACCCCGCCGACCGGGCCGGTGTTCCTCGCGCTCCCGCTGGACGTGATGATGACCCCGACCGACGCCGACCCGGAGCGACTCGGAGAGATTCCCGACGCTGGCCGGGGCGACCCCACGCAGATAGAACTCGCGGCCGACCTGCTCGCGGACCCCGACGAGGACGTGGCGCTCATCGTCGGCGACGGCGTGGCGCGCTCTGGGGTGGACGCCGTGGAGTCCGCGGTGGCGTTCGCGGAGGCCACCGGAGCGCGCGTCCACGGCGAGATTCTGGCCTGCGAGGTGGACTTCCCCACCGACCACGACCAGTGGGTCTCCTACGTCCCGCCGGACGAGGACCTCGCGGCGACCCTGCTCGGCGCGGACAACCTCGTCTTCGCCGGCTGTTCGACGAACACGACGCTGACGCGCCACGACCGCGAACTCGTCTCCGAGGACACCACCTGCGTCCACGTCAGCGACGACGCGTGGCAGGTCGGCAAGAACCAACCCGCGGACGCCACCGTCGTGGGCGACCCCGGCCGAGTCCTCTCGGAACTCGCCGACCGCCTCCGCGAACGCGTCACCGACGAGGGCCGCGAGGAGCGACTGGAGCGGGTCGGCGCGGTCAAACAGATGGTCCAGAGTCGGATGACCGAGATGGGCGAGGACGAGACCGACGACCCCCGGGCCTCGAAGGCCGAACTCGTGGAGGCGATGGAGCGAGTCGCCGGGGACGCCTACGTCGTGGACGAGGGCGTCACCGCCAAGTACGCCATGCTGACTCGGTGGAACTTCGAACCGGAGCAGTACATCTCGAACAAGGGCGGCGGACTGGGGTACGGACTCCCGGCGTCGGTCGGCGCGGCCGTCGCGGAGTCGGAGACCGACGACCCCCGAGACGTGGTCGGATTCGTCGGCGACGGGTCGTACCTCTACTACCCCCAGACGCTCTACTCGGCCGCCCGCCGCGACGTGGACCTGACGGTCGTGATTCCGGACAACCGCAACTACCGCATCCTGAAGGACAACACGCTCGACCTCTTCGGCGGCGAGGAGGACGACTACGAGTTCGTCGGCATGGACTTCGAACCGCCGGTGGACATCCCGGCGAACGCGGAGAGCCACGGCGCTCGCGGGCGGTTGGTCGAGGACCCCGACGAAATCGAGTCGGCTCTGTCCGAGGCGCTGGAACGGGAAGGCCCGGACGTACTGGACGTACTGGTTCACGACTGA